Genomic segment of Nocardiopsis mwathae:
TCCAGGAGGCGCTGCAGGTGCTCGATCTGGAAGTTCGAGACCCCGATCGCCCGGACGCGGCCCTCGATGTACAGGCGCTCCAGCGCCTTGTACGTGCTCATGTAGGCGTCGCGTTCCGGCATCGGCCAGTGGATCAGGTAAAGGTCGAGCCGCTCCAGCCCGAGCCGCTGCATCGTGGCGTCGAAGGCGCGCAGCGTGGTGTCGTAGCCCTGGTCGCTGTTCCACACCTTGGAGGTGATGAACAGCTGGTCGCGGTGGATCCCGGAGCGGCGGATGGCCTCCCCTACCCCCGCCTCGTTTCCGTAGACCGCGGCCGTGTCGATACTGCGGTAGCCGGCTTCGAGCGCCGTACCGACGACGCCCACGACGTCCTCGTCGGCGACCTGCCACACCCCGAACCCCAGCTGCGGAATCCGCACGCCGTTGTTGAGGGTGACCTCGGGAACCGTGAACATGTATGTACTCCCCCGTCACTGCAGGCTCAACGGTCGCGTTGAGCTTCGCATAACTCCCTCAGCGGCAACCCCTCGAATGCGCGGGCACATTCCCCGCACCCGCGCACTGTGAAAAGCCCCACTCCCCCACCAGTACCCGGATTCGGGCACGGCACGCACGGGATTATGCGCGGTGACAGAACCTCCGACCCGCTGGACACTCCGCGCGACCCGCCGTCACCCGGCCGATCGCACCGGGCCCCGGCGCGGCCGCGGGTACCGCGGTGACAGGGCCCCACGGCCCCGCCGCCGGATCTCGCTCAGTCGTCGAACCGGTACACCACGCCGAACACGACCAGCGCGTCCGACGCCTGCCCCAGGGCCAGGTCCTCGAACTCCGCGGCCGTCCCCTGCCTGATGACGTAGGGCGCGCCCGGCCAACGGGTCTCGATCTCGTGCGAGATCGCCGTGCGCGCGGCCGCGGCGGCGACCTCCCGCTGCTCGGGGGTGTCGATCTCCTCCGCCTGATAGGAGCGGGGAACGAGGTCGACGGCGTGCGCCTGTTCCGGAACCAGCCGGGAACGGCGACCCACCGCCGCCAGCCGCGGACGGAGCCAATCTTCGCTGCGCTGTTCCTCCATGCCTCATCTTCTCTCCACGACCACGGATTGTCACGTGTCACAAGCGAAGAGATAGGCCTCGGAGCGTACCTATTCCGGCAAGAGGTAGCGGACGACATCGGATGCGGAGTAGTCGCCGTCCGCTCCCAGCAGGTCCGGCAGGAAGCCGAGATCCTGGCCGAGCGTCAGCAGCGGGGGCTCGACATAGCCGCCCGGGCGGTGCCGACCCAGGCCGACGCCGGCGACGAGGCCGTTGCACAGGCACTGGCGCCCCACGGTGTCCTCGGCTGCCCCGCCCTTGGCGAGGTACTCGTCGACCGGTTCGGCCGGGCAGCGGTAGCCGACCCCGCCGTCGGGCCTGGCGTAGGGGGTGCGGAGGTACCCGAGGTCGCAGAGCCGGGGGCGGCCCTCGTAGACGTCGTCCTCGGACAGTGTCCCCGGGACCTCGGCGACCTTGAACGGGAACCCGGCCGGGGACGCGAGGGGATCGTTGCGCACCGCGAGCGTGCCCTCGGCCACCCGCTGGAGGAGGCGCCGCCGCAGCCGCGGATCGAGCCCCGACTCCCGGCAGAGCGCGAAGGCGCTCCCCACCTGGATCCCCGCTGCCCCGGCGGCGCCCGCGGCGGCCATTCCCCGCGGCGACGCGTATCCTCCGGCCGTCCAGAAGGGCAGGCCCAGCACCGCGACCTTCGCCAGGTCGACGCGGTCGCGCGGACCGTAGACCGGTTCACCGGACGCGTCCAGGCGCATGCGGCCGCGGGGCGGGGCGCTGTGCCCGCCGGCCGACGGTGCCTCGACGACGAACCCGTCGGGCCGGGTGACCGACGACCTGTTCAGGTACATGGCCAGGACGTCGGAGGAGACGATCGCGAGGAAGCGCGGCCGCGGCAGCGGCCCGACCTCGGGGAACGCGGACGGGTCGAAGGCGACGGTGTGGCGCTCGTCGGTTCCGGCGACGTCGACGGTGAGCTCGACCGGGGACCGCGCGGCCAGCGCGTCGAGCAGCGCCGGGATCTCGGTGGGGATCCCGGCTCCCATCAGCACGTAGTCGACCCCGGCGAGCATCGCCCCGTAGACGGCGGCGGGCGTGGCGAGCTGGATCTTCTCCAGGTAGTTGACGCCGACGAGCCCACCGTGCCCTTCCTTCGCCAGCCACACCTCCGCGAAATTGCCCGCGACGGTGAGATCCGTGCGCGTCCGGTTGGGCCGCAGGGAGGGTCGCGGGACCGGACGGAACCGGCGGCGGTCGGCGGCGACACCGCCCGGAACGTAGTAGCGCCGCAGGATGCGCTCGGCGGCCTCGGTGTCCGGGAAGTGGGCCAGCGCGCGCCGCAGGTGCCCGTCCGGGTCCCCGAGCCAGAGGCGCCGCGCCAGCTGGACGTCGAGCGCCACCCCCGACACCACGCCCAGCTGCCCGGTCCGGGCGACGGCCCGGGCCAGCCGCCACCCCGACACACCGACCCCCATTCCTCCCTGGATGAGGGCGGGGAGGTCGGAGGGTTCCGCGACGGGTGCCATGGCGCGCCTTTCGTGAGGGTGGAGCAGGGTGAGGGACAGGCTGTCGGAGTCCGAGCGGCCGCGGCCGACCGCCCGGGGGCGGCGGGGCCGCAAGATACGGGCGTGGCCGGCGCGTCAGAGGCCGAGCGCCGCACCGGAGGCGATGAGCGCGGCACCCAGCGCGGTGAGCAGCGCCCCCAGCCCCACCACCAGCGTGGTGAGCTGCCACGCCTGGTAGGCCGACATCAGCGAGGCGCGCAGGGACTCCCCCATGAAGGCGGTCTGGCGGAGGTCGGCCAGCTTCTCGTCGGCCGACCCCGAGGCGTAGTACTCGTCGCTCAGTTCGGAGTAGGTGCGCCCGCGGGTGGCGCCGTCGAGGTGCACCTTGATGAGGTCGGCATAGGCACGTGCCTCGGCCCCGGTCCGCACCGGCTTCCCGGCGTAGGCGGTCAGTTCGTCGGGGAGCCCGCGCTCGACGGGGAAGGTGATCTTCTGGGCCGCCAGCTCGGTGCGGATCTCCTTCTTGCCGCCGCAGCCCCGCAGCACCATGACCGGCCCGGCGGCCAGTAATGCCACGCCGACGACGCCGAGCGATACGCTGGCCACGAACGTGCTGAGCATGCGTTTGCCTCTTCTCCGGGTCCGAGCCTTGCGGCCGCGTCCGATCTGCCGTCACCAGGCTCCGGCACACTGCGGTCGCCAACGCAGGGTCGCTGTTCGCCAAACAACAGGCCAAAAGTCCCCTACGCCCCCATATGTGACGATCTGCCCGCATTCCATGACGCCGTGATGCGGACGGGCCCCGAGGCGGCACCGCGGCCGCTGTGTGGGCACCGCGCACGGCGGGTACCGAGGCTGCCGACGGGTGCGGGCACGCGGCGCGCCCCGGGGAACCCCCGCCGCGAGGGAGCATGCATGCCGACGATCCAGGTCAACGGTGCGACGATCGCCTATACCGACACCGGCCCGCCCCCGGACCACCCCGACGCGCCGACCGTGCTGTTCGGCCACGGGCTGCTGTTCAGCGGCTGGCTCTTCCACCACCAGGTGGCCGAGCTCCGCGACCGCTACCGGTGCGTCACGCTGGACTGGCGCGGCCAGGGCGACAGCCCGGCCGCCTCCGACGGCTACGGCATGGACACGCTCACCGCCGACGCCACCGCCCTCATCGAACGGCTGGGCCTGGCACCCGTGCACTACGTCGGCCTGTCCATGGGCGGGTTCGTCGGCCAGCGCATCGGCGCTCGCCGCGGCGACCTGCTGCGGTCGCTGGTCCTGCTGGACACCAGCGCCGATGCCGAGGACCCGGCCAAGGTCGGGCGCTACCGGCTGCTCGCGTCCGCCTACCTGCTCCTCGGCATCCGACCGGTGCTGGGGCAGATCCTCCCCCTGATGTTCGGGCCGGCCTTCCTCGCCTCCGAGGAGAGCCGACCGGTCGTCGAGGAGTGGACGCGGCGCCTGCGCAGGTGCAGGCGGACGGGGATCCGCAAAGCGGTCCTGGGCGTCGCCGACCGCGCCCCGGTCCATGACGAGATCGCCGCCATCGACGTCCCCACCCTGGTGGCCACCGGCGCGCAGGACGCGGCCCTTCCCCCCGACCACGCCCGCCGCATCGCCGCCCGCATCCCCGGCGCACGGCTGGAGATCATCACCGACGCGGGCCACTCCAGCACGATCGAGCGGCCCGCTGCCGTGAACGCCCTGATCGCCGACTTCCACGCGTCGGTCGAGAAGGCCTGACCCGTACTCGGCGCGGTATCCGACCGAAGGCCTGTCACCGCCCACCACCGTGCGGCCGCACCCGCGACCGCCGTCCCCGGGAGGCGCGGAGTAGCATTGCCCACCGGTTGCCCTGCCGGGACCACCGGTCGGACGGACGCAGCGACGGGAGACCCATGCCCCAGAAGTCGACGGCCGAGCGCGCCGTCCTCACCGACGCCGCCGGTGCCGGGGTCCTGGACTACCTTCTTCCGCTGCCCGGCACCCCCCGCTACGCCGCCGACGCCCGCCCGCTGGTCCCCGGCGCTGCGCGGACGGTCCTGGACCGGATGCGCGGGTGGCGGATCACCACCCGGGCGGAGTTCGGCGGGGAACTGATCGCGATGGGCGCCGAGCCGCAGCGCACCTCCCGGAAGATGCGCCGGAACCTCGTCGACGACCCGCCACCCGCCGCCTGGGCCGGCCTGGCACCCGACCGGCCCGGTCTCCGCGTCACCGCGTTCGACCAGGGCATCGACCGGCTCTTCCCGGCGATCCAGGAGGCCTTCCCGCCCGGCCATCCGGACAGCCGGTCCGTGCTGGACCCCGGCGCGGACCGTGCGGCACTGTCCGCACTGCTGTCGGGCCGGGCACTCGGCCCCGTCCAGGACCTGAGCTCGCTCGTGGTCGACGACGGCCGGAACGCGGATGACCCCGTCGCCGCCGGGCTGGTCGTCAACGACCGCGCCGCAGGGGTCCTCTGGATCGGTGAGGTCTTCCGGCGTCCCGACGACCGCTACCGCGGCCTCGGCGGGCTCCTCCTCCGCCGGATGCTGGCGGCGGCGGCCGGGGCCGGCGCCCCGGAGGTCGGCCTCGCGGTGACCGTCGGCAACGACGCGGAGCACCTCTACACCCGCCTCGGCTTCCGCGACCTGGGCGTGTTCACCACGGTCCGGATCCCCGGGGAGCCCGAGCGGGCCGGCTGAGCTGCGGACCCAACACGCGCAACACCGCCGGGCGCCGTTTCCCCCCGCGACTCCGGTCGTCCCCTGTTCCCCCGCAGTCCGCGGGAATCCACTGGCGTTCGGGCGATGCGGCCGTTAGAGTCCCGAATCCGCAGCCGGTCCGGAACCCGGTTCTGCCGCCGGTGCCGGGCGACCACCCCCTCCCCACAAGGTCAGGTGCACGCATGCAGCCCACCCAGGAGACCCTCGACTTCATCGACCTGCTCAGCCGCAACCTCCCCGACCTGCGCGCCGGGGCGACCGTCGACGACCTCCGATCCGCCATCAGCGCGGCAACGGCGGTGGACGGCCCCGACGTCGCCGTGGTGCGGGACCTGTCGTGCCCCGGACCGGCCGGGCCGGTACCGCTCCGGCACTACCGGCCCGTCCCGGACACGATCGCGCCCGGCATCGTCTTCTTCCACGGCGGCGGGTTCGCCACCGGCGACCTGGACACACACGACCACATCTGCCGCATCATCGCGGCGGGGACGGGGGCGGCCGTCGTGGCGGTCGACTACCGGCTCGCGCCCGAACACCCCTTTCCCGCGGCGCCCGACGACGCCTTCGCCGCGACGCGGTGGGTGGCCGAGAACGCCGAGGAGCTGGGCATCGACGCGGGACGGCTCGCGGTGGCCGGGGACAGCGCGGGCGGCTGCCTCGCCGCGGTCGTCGCCCAGCTGGCCCGCGACGCAGGCGGTCCCGCGATCGCCTACCAGGCCCTCGTCTACCCCGTAGTCGACTGGGACGACACCGCGGCCCGCGAGCTCTACCCGTCGCGCACGGGCAACGGCGACTCCTACTTCCTCACCGCCGAGGCCATGTCGTGGTTCGGCGAGCAGTACATCGCGGACCCGTCGGACCGCACCGACGTCCGCGCCTCCCCCATCCGCGCCGCCTCCCTGGCGGGACTGCCGCCCGCGCTGGTCCTCACCGCCGACTTCGACCCGCTGCGCGACGAGGGCGAAGCCTACGCCCGCGCCCTCGCGGCCGCCGGGGTCGCCACGACGACGGTGCGGATCAACGACGGCTTCCACGGCATCCTCGGCTTCGGGGCCTTCCTGAACTCGGCCGAACGCGCGGAGACCGCATTGGTCTCGGCCCTCCGTGCCGCCCTCGCCGACGCGTCCTAGAACGGCGGTCCGCGGTACGACCGAGCAGCGGAACCTGGCCGGGGGTGTCCCTCGGGGATCCCTTCGGGCGTCCAGCGGCGGCCGGTTCCGGTCGCCATCCGGGGCAATGAGTCGAAATCGCCCCGGATCAAGCTGGTTCGTCGGAGAATATGCGCATTCTCGGGCCACCGGTGGGCGGCCCTGAGGGGCGTCGGCGGGGTGGTGGTCGGTCATGGGCGCGCGTCAGCGGTGGTCCGGTCTGCGGAGAGCGACGCTCGGATTGCTCGTCCTGCTCGCTGCGGCGCGTGTCGTCGCGCGGGGCCGGAGTCCGGTCCCCCGGCCTCCGGCCAAGGACGCGCCGGCTCCGCGAGGTGGCCCCGGCGGCGCCGGACGCGGCTGGGGGCTCGCCGTCCTCAGTTGGAACGGGTGGCTGGTCGTGGCGCTGGTCGCCGCGACCGGCTACGTGTTCTCCCTCGGCCAGGAGATGTATCGCAACGGGGCGCAGGAACCGCCGGTGCCGCCGTCGAACCCCGGATGGCTGCTGTTCTACACGACCGACCCCGATGCCGAGCCCGTGGTAGCGATCACGGTTCACGGCGAGAAGGGCACCGGCGCTCACGACGACGGTGCCGCACCGCCCCAGGCGTGGCTCGATCTCACCGTCGTTCCGGACACCGGCCGTGACCACCACTGGGCGCTGGTGTTCGACCGTGTGCTCCTGCCGGAGAGTCGCCGACTGCACGAGGCGGGGAGCTACTGCGAAACCGCGGGGCCGGATGACAGGATCTGGCACTCCTCCGGTTTGGCCGCGGTGTGGAGCGAGGTGGTCGGCTTCCGTGAACCACACGGTGCATTCTCCCAGGGAACCGTGATCGTCGGCCGCCCCGAACCGAACGATCCCCCCTCACTGGGGCCGGCCGCAACCGGCGACGCGCTGCTGCCCGAGTACTGCCTGCGCGTCCCCGTGGACCAGGGCATCGTGTCTCCGACCCCCGCCCAGTACCTGGTGCAGTCGCCGGTGATGGGCATGCCCCGGGAGAAGCGGTATCCGGAGTGGAGCCAACCCGATCTGCGGCCCCGTTCGGACGAGTTCACCGATCTGCTGCTCGACGAGGACGCCCCCCTGAGGCTGGCCGACGACACCCTGTATCGCGTGCGGATCACCGACCACGTCGGCCACATGCTGTCGGAGGCTCCCATGGATCCGCTCAGTGTCTCGGACTGGACGTGGGAGGGCACGGGTTCGCTGGAGATGCGGGCGCTGATCAGCCGCCCTGCCCAGCAGGCCCAGCAGCAGCGCGACATGTTCTGGGCGGGGGTGCTGCTCTCCGGTGCGAGCGCCCTGCTGCTCTGGACCGTGGAACTCACCTTCGGGCCGGAGCGCCGCCCGCTGCTCGCCCGGCGGCCGCCCGGTGGATGAGGAGCCCGGCGGCGCGCACCGGCGGGCCTGCTGCGGGGTTCTCACCTGCCGATTCGCCGCCGCCCCTTGACGAACGGCAGTGTGATCTGCGACATATCCCAGAGGCCATAAGCGACCGAAACAGGACGAGATCCATGCCCGAAAGGCCGTAGACCACCGCGCGGCCGCAGAGGAACGAGGGACGACACGTGCCGACATCGCATCCGGCTGTCCTCAGCCTGCTGGCCCTCCTCCCCATCCTCGCCATCGGTGTACTGCTCGTCGGACTGCGGTGGCCGGCCAAGTACGCGATGCCCGTCGGCTACGGGGTGGCGGTCACCGTCGCCGTGGCGGTGTGGCAGGTGGGGTGGTGGGACATCGCCGCCTCCACCGTCCAGGGGTTCGTCATCGCCGCCGGGCTGCTCTACATCGTCTTCGGCGCGCTGCTCCTCCTCGCCACGCTGAGTGCGAGCGGGGCGCTGCGCTCGATCCGGGCGACCTTCACCCGGATCACCCCCGACCGCCGGATCCAGGTCATCATCGTCGCCTGGCTCTTCGGCAGCTTCATCGAGGGCGCCTCCGGGTTCGGCACCCCCGCCGCCGTGGCCGCGCCGCTCCTGCTCGCGCTGGGGTTCCCCGCGATGGCGGCCGTGCTGGCCGGGCTCATCATGCAGAGCACACCGGTCAGCTTCGGCGCGGTCGGGACGCCGCTCCTCGTCGGCGTGCACGGCGGGCTCTCCGGGGCGGCGGAGGTCGAGCAGAACCTGCACGCCGCCGGGACGGGGCTGGACGCCTACATCACCGGGCCGGTCACCGTACACGTCGCGCTCATGCACGCCATCGTGGGCACGCTGATCCCCCTGTTCATGGTCTGCATGCTCACGCTCTTCTTCGGTGAACGCCGCAGCGCGGCCGACGGCCTGCAGGTCGCGCCGTTCGCCCTGTTCTCGGCGCTGGCGATGACCGTCCCCTACCTCCTTACCGCCTGGCTGCTCGGCCCGGAGTTCCCCTCGCTGTTCGGCGGGCTCATCGGACTGGTGATCGTGGTGTCCGCCGCCCGGCGCGGGTTCCTGATGCCGACCGGGACGTGGGGATTCCCGCCCCGCGACCGCTGGCTACCCGACTGGATGGGCCGCATCGTCCCGGACACGCGGGAGGTCGGCGACGGGGACGTGGGCACGGCCCGTGCCTGGACCCCCTACGTCCTGGTGGCGGCGCTGCTCCTGCTGACCCGCCTGGCCCTGGCCGACCCGCTCCAGGCTGTGACGGTCGGTTGGAGCCGCATCTTCGGCACCGAGATCTCGGCGGACTTCAGCCCGCTGTGGTCTCCCGGGTTCGTGTTCCTCACCGTCATCGCCCTGACCTACGCGCTGCACCGGATGAAGCGCCACGAGATCGCCGAGTCCTGGAAGACCGCCGGCCGTCAGCTCGGCGTCGCCGCGGTCGCCCTGCTGGCCGCCGTCCCCATGGTCCGCGTGTTCATCAACTCGGGCACCGAGTTCAACGCCTCCGGCCTGGACAGCATGCCGCTGACACTCGCCGCCGGGGCCTCGGCGCTCGCCGGAGAGTCCTGGCCGGTCTTCGCCCCGTGGATCGGTGCGCTCGGCGCCTTCGCCGCCGGGAGCAACACGGTGAGCAACCTGATGTTCTCGCTGTTCCAGTTCTCCACGGCCGAACAGATCGGCGCCCCCACCGCGGTGGTCGTCGCCGCCCAGGCGGTCGGCGGCGCGGCGGGCAACATGATCACCGTGCACAACGTGGTCGCCGCCTGCGCCACGGTCGGCCTCATCGACCGGGAGGGCGCCCTGATCCGCAAGACCGTGATCCCGCTGGCCTACTACTGCCTGGCGGCCGGGATGCTGGCCTACGTCCTCGGCTTCGGCCTCGGCCTCAACACGGGCACCATCGGGTTGACGCTCCTGCTCCTCACCCTGGCGGCGGCGGCCGCTCTCGCCTGGCGCTCACCGGCAGCGCCCGTCGGGCAGCCACCGGCCCCAGGCGGGCCGTAGCGTAGTGCGCACGACCGGCCGACGGCCCGCGACCCCGGCGGCCACACGCTCGCGGCCTCCACCCTCACTGTGTCACCGCGGACTTCGGCACCGTCGACCTCGCGATGCCGCCCCCGCAGAGGATCGGGCACGTGGCCGCGATCGGCCGGAACGACCGGGACATCACCGGGGTCACCGCCTTCGGCGCCCGCTCGGTGATCGCCGATAGTCGACGACCCCGGACTCGCCGCCCTCCGGTACTCGTCGCGATCGCCGCGGTCGTCTCCCAACTCCCATCGGCTCGGGCGACGCGGTGATCAGCCCGGCCTGGGCTCCGCCCGTGCACGACCGAGGCGGTCGAGTCCCATCGGCGGCGGGCGTGATGAGGCGCCCCGGCCGACCGCTGCCTGCGGGGAGCGCGGCGATGCGCCGCCGCTCAGAGCAGCAGTGGGGCCACCAGGGATGTCACGATCAACATGCCCGCGCCCCCGATCCGTGAGGCGATCTGCACGAAGGGCATGAGTCCGAGCCGGTTCGCGGCGCTGAGGACGGCGACGTCGCCGGAGCCGCCCATGTCGGCCATGCCGAGGCCGGCGGCGATCGAGGACTCGATGAAGTAGAAGCCGATCACGAGTCCGACCAGGCCTGCCGCCACCGCACCGGCCACGACCGTCGCCACTGTC
This window contains:
- a CDS encoding aldo/keto reductase — translated: MFTVPEVTLNNGVRIPQLGFGVWQVADEDVVGVVGTALEAGYRSIDTAAVYGNEAGVGEAIRRSGIHRDQLFITSKVWNSDQGYDTTLRAFDATMQRLGLERLDLYLIHWPMPERDAYMSTYKALERLYIEGRVRAIGVSNFQIEHLQRLLDEGGIAPTVNQVELHPKMTQAPLREFHARHDIATEAWSPLGQGNLLQDPAVVKIADAYGKTPAQVIIRWHLQTGNIVIPKSATPERIRSNFEVFDFELASGDVQAISDLNADERFGPNPDTFHQA
- a CDS encoding nitronate monooxygenase, with amino-acid sequence MAPVAEPSDLPALIQGGMGVGVSGWRLARAVARTGQLGVVSGVALDVQLARRLWLGDPDGHLRRALAHFPDTEAAERILRRYYVPGGVAADRRRFRPVPRPSLRPNRTRTDLTVAGNFAEVWLAKEGHGGLVGVNYLEKIQLATPAAVYGAMLAGVDYVLMGAGIPTEIPALLDALAARSPVELTVDVAGTDERHTVAFDPSAFPEVGPLPRPRFLAIVSSDVLAMYLNRSSVTRPDGFVVEAPSAGGHSAPPRGRMRLDASGEPVYGPRDRVDLAKVAVLGLPFWTAGGYASPRGMAAAGAAGAAGIQVGSAFALCRESGLDPRLRRRLLQRVAEGTLAVRNDPLASPAGFPFKVAEVPGTLSEDDVYEGRPRLCDLGYLRTPYARPDGGVGYRCPAEPVDEYLAKGGAAEDTVGRQCLCNGLVAGVGLGRHRPGGYVEPPLLTLGQDLGFLPDLLGADGDYSASDVVRYLLPE
- a CDS encoding alpha/beta fold hydrolase; amino-acid sequence: MPTIQVNGATIAYTDTGPPPDHPDAPTVLFGHGLLFSGWLFHHQVAELRDRYRCVTLDWRGQGDSPAASDGYGMDTLTADATALIERLGLAPVHYVGLSMGGFVGQRIGARRGDLLRSLVLLDTSADAEDPAKVGRYRLLASAYLLLGIRPVLGQILPLMFGPAFLASEESRPVVEEWTRRLRRCRRTGIRKAVLGVADRAPVHDEIAAIDVPTLVATGAQDAALPPDHARRIAARIPGARLEIITDAGHSSTIERPAAVNALIADFHASVEKA
- a CDS encoding GNAT family N-acetyltransferase — translated: MPQKSTAERAVLTDAAGAGVLDYLLPLPGTPRYAADARPLVPGAARTVLDRMRGWRITTRAEFGGELIAMGAEPQRTSRKMRRNLVDDPPPAAWAGLAPDRPGLRVTAFDQGIDRLFPAIQEAFPPGHPDSRSVLDPGADRAALSALLSGRALGPVQDLSSLVVDDGRNADDPVAAGLVVNDRAAGVLWIGEVFRRPDDRYRGLGGLLLRRMLAAAAGAGAPEVGLAVTVGNDAEHLYTRLGFRDLGVFTTVRIPGEPERAG
- a CDS encoding alpha/beta hydrolase; this encodes MQPTQETLDFIDLLSRNLPDLRAGATVDDLRSAISAATAVDGPDVAVVRDLSCPGPAGPVPLRHYRPVPDTIAPGIVFFHGGGFATGDLDTHDHICRIIAAGTGAAVVAVDYRLAPEHPFPAAPDDAFAATRWVAENAEELGIDAGRLAVAGDSAGGCLAAVVAQLARDAGGPAIAYQALVYPVVDWDDTAARELYPSRTGNGDSYFLTAEAMSWFGEQYIADPSDRTDVRASPIRAASLAGLPPALVLTADFDPLRDEGEAYARALAAAGVATTTVRINDGFHGILGFGAFLNSAERAETALVSALRAALADAS
- a CDS encoding L-lactate permease, which translates into the protein MPTSHPAVLSLLALLPILAIGVLLVGLRWPAKYAMPVGYGVAVTVAVAVWQVGWWDIAASTVQGFVIAAGLLYIVFGALLLLATLSASGALRSIRATFTRITPDRRIQVIIVAWLFGSFIEGASGFGTPAAVAAPLLLALGFPAMAAVLAGLIMQSTPVSFGAVGTPLLVGVHGGLSGAAEVEQNLHAAGTGLDAYITGPVTVHVALMHAIVGTLIPLFMVCMLTLFFGERRSAADGLQVAPFALFSALAMTVPYLLTAWLLGPEFPSLFGGLIGLVIVVSAARRGFLMPTGTWGFPPRDRWLPDWMGRIVPDTREVGDGDVGTARAWTPYVLVAALLLLTRLALADPLQAVTVGWSRIFGTEISADFSPLWSPGFVFLTVIALTYALHRMKRHEIAESWKTAGRQLGVAAVALLAAVPMVRVFINSGTEFNASGLDSMPLTLAAGASALAGESWPVFAPWIGALGAFAAGSNTVSNLMFSLFQFSTAEQIGAPTAVVVAAQAVGGAAGNMITVHNVVAACATVGLIDREGALIRKTVIPLAYYCLAAGMLAYVLGFGLGLNTGTIGLTLLLLTLAAAAALAWRSPAAPVGQPPAPGGP